The genomic DNA AAATACAGAAAAAACTAAAAAACCGTACACAAAGGATCCCAAAAGGACAATGGATCTTAGGCCGCGGATGGGACCAAGACCATCTCACAGAGAAACGATATCCCACCCGATGGGACTTGGACAAGTTTTCGCCAAACAACCCGGTAGTTCTTACACGTGTATGCGGGCACCTCTGCGTTGCGAACAGCCAAGCATTAGAACTAGCAGGCATAACAAGAGAAACAACGCCTCCATCCGCAGGGCAGATTGACAAAGATTTGAAAACCGGTGAACCAACGGGCATCTTACGTGAAAATGCAATGGATCTGGTTTGGAAGGTTATACCGGAGCCCAGCGAGGAAGAACTCATCGAAGCGTGTAGTCTAGCGTGCCAGAAAGCCGTAGAAGCGGGACTGACCAGTGTCCACTGGCTGACCAGCTCACCAGCCGAGATACGCGTTATCCAGAAGCTTCGTGAACAGAATAAACTGCCTTTAAGAGTGTATATTATGGTTTCAGTGAAACTTTTGGACCATCTGATCGATCTAGGCCTGCACACAGGCTTCGGAGACAGCAGGATACGAATTGGAAGTGTAAAAATCTTTTCAGACGGTTCTCTAGGTGCGCGTACTGC from Candidatus Bathyarchaeota archaeon includes the following:
- a CDS encoding amidohydrolase, which produces MWADLVLTNANVLTMNPSKPHAQAIAIKDRKIVKVGTSKEIKPYIGKNTKMIDLKEKTVVPGFIDTHVHITGYGKSLKEVNLRGANSIKEIQKKLKNRTQRIPKGQWILGRGWDQDHLTEKRYPTRWDLDKFSPNNPVVLTRVCGHLCVANSQALELAGITRETTPPSAGQIDKDLKTGEPTGILRENAMDLVWKVIPEPSEEELIEACSLACQKAVEAGLTSVHWLTSSPAEIRVIQKLREQNKLPLRVYIMVSVKLLDHLIDLGLHTGFGDSRIRIGSVKIFSDGSLGARTA